In a single window of the Plasmodium malariae apicoplast, complete genome genome:
- the rpoB gene encoding DNA-directed RNA polymerase subunit beta, putative encodes MIYLLYPIFPKKNYIISNLYLLLILEILYNLKYYILIINNIYIKNFYIIYFKIIILLTNININSIDTIQNINNLFKIILNLNFNFINLHKEIKFNILILILPLIYNNIIILNGLYKTCIQLLKKNNKIYIIKYNKNNKNIIYLYIYINFNLKIIFEFNNINIYCFYNNYKFNFIILLLYLNNINILVKNYNFVLKKIIIYNYIKFKTYKFNIYNIILLKLFIIEKIFNKNLFINIFKILFSIKINFIYYFDYYINNIYNKKFYSIIDHLSLKCNEYLINLKIKLFNIYNNIYFLFNNKKYINIILENININPLIQYSDQINNLSEINQKFKINMITTGLNSKFILNKNLRELSRNVLGYISLINTNEGLTCGLINYLTVNVYLNLKYKFIIYYKYLYYSKYNFKLILDILNKNFYNIYFNKIYLKKNINFNKTIILTINKNTFKINNIIKNTIYIPFNYLLSLIENLIPFIHYNDSIRNLMSIKMHTQIVPIVYSELSNIITNYNFILNKYLNYLIISYQEGIIIYVSYIKIIIRDIFNRQIIYYLNSYKKFNQNILLNYKPIVWVGEKINIGKILAINSNLLYSEYSLGNNLLIGYGSYLGYEYEDAIIINKKILYNNLYTSLHLNIYEISLNIINNIPEICSINISKAHYKNKKNLDKYGIIKEGTFLLSNNILVSKLIIIPFILNNKSLINIINFLFGNKLRIFKNKPIVSTIYDMGRIIKIEIISDYLYNKLKNNNLYLKIRIYIGIQKYLQLGDKICNRHGNKGVISYINEINDMPYLNNKIQPDLFISSISIPSRINIGQIFEGIYGLNSLYNNNRYIISNNLNKIYYNNYINIFNYYKYNYNNNYNIIKMSYNYNKFFLKNPFTGHLINNSICLNNIYYYKLIHMIKDKLRYRFIGLYSELTQQPIKGNTKQGGQRFGEMEVWALEAFGASFLFKEFFTYKSDDIKSRKLLKNYLFNNNKIKTTFISETFKLILKELQSLTINIEAFCIFNNNNLIKTLPINTIY; translated from the coding sequence ATGATATATTTATTATACCCTATTTTCCCTAAAAAAAATTATATTATATCAAATTTATATTTATTATTAATTTTAGAAATTTTATATAATTTGAAATATTATATTTTAATAATAAATAATATATATATTAAAAATTTTTATATAATTTATTTTAAAATAATAATTTTATTAACAAATATAAATATTAATTCTATAGATACAATTCAAAATATTAATAATTTATTTAAAATAATTTTAAATTTAAATTTTAATTTTATTAATTTGCATAAAGAAATAAAATTTAATATATTAATTTTAATATTACCTTTGATATATAATAATATTATTATATTAAATGGTTTATATAAAACTTGTATTCAATTATTAAAAAAAAATAATAAAATTTATATTATAAAATATAATAAAAATAATAAAAATATTATTTATTTATATATATATATAAATTTTAATTTAAAAATAATATTTGAATTTAATAATATTAATATATATTGTTTTTATAATAATTATAAATTTAATTTTATAATTTTATTATTATATTTAAATAATATAAATATATTAGTTAAAAATTATAATTTTGTATTAAAAAAAATAATAATATATAATTACATTAAATTTAAAACTTATAAATTTAATATATATAATATTATTTTATTAAAATTATTTATAATTGAAAAAATATTTAATAAAAATTTATTTATTAATATATTTAAAATTTTATTTTCTATAAAAATTAATTTTATATATTATTTTGATTACTATATTAATAATATTTATAATAAAAAATTTTATTCTATTATTGATCATTTATCTTTAAAATGTAATGAATATTTAATTAATTTAAAAATTAAATTGTTTAATATATATAATAATATATATTTTTTATTTAATAATAAAAAATATATTAATATTATTCTAGAAAATATTAATATAAATCCTTTAATTCAATATTCAGATCAAATAAATAATTTATCAGAAATAAATCAAAAATTTAAAATAAATATGATTACTACAGGATTAAATTCTAAATTTATATTAAATAAAAATTTGAGAGAATTATCTAGAAATGTATTAGGATATATTAGTTTAATTAATACTAATGAAGGATTAACTTGTGGATTAATTAATTATTTAACTGTTAATGTTTATTTAAATTTAAAATATAAATTTATAATTTATTATAAATATTTATATTATAGTAAATATAATTTTAAATTGATATTAGATATTTTAAATAAGAATTTTTATAATATTTATTTTAATAAAATTTATTTAAAAAAAAATATTAATTTTAATAAAACTATTATTTTAACTATAAACAAAAATACATTTAAAATAAATAATATTATAAAAAATACAATTTATATACCATTTAATTATTTATTATCTTTAATTGAAAATTTAATTCCTTTTATACATTATAATGATTCTATTAGAAATTTAATGAGTATAAAAATGCATACTCAAATAGTTCCTATTGTGTATTCAGAATTAAGTAATATTATTACAAATTATAATTTTATTTTAAATAAATATTTAAATTATTTAATTATATCTTATCAAGAAGGTATTATTATATATGTTTCTTATATAAAAATAATAATAAGAGATATATTTAATAGACAAATAATTTATTATTTAAATAGTTATAAAAAATTTAATCAAAATATATTATTAAATTATAAACCTATAGTATGGGTAGGAGAGAAAATTAATATAGGTAAAATATTAGCAATAAATTCAAATTTATTATATAGTGAATATAGTTTAGGTAATAATTTATTAATAGGTTATGGATCTTATTTAGGATATGAATATGAGGATGCAATTATTATTAATAAAAAAATATTATATAATAATTTATATACATCATTACATTTAAATATTTATGAAATATCTTTAAATATTATAAATAATATACCAGAAATATGTAGTATAAATATATCAAAAGCACATTATAAAAATAAAAAAAATTTAGATAAATATGGTATAATAAAAGAAGGTACTTTTTTATTATCTAATAATATTTTAGTTTCTAAATTAATAATAATACCTTTTATATTAAATAATAAAAGTTTAATAAATATTATTAATTTTTTATTTGGAAATAAATTAAGAATATTTAAAAATAAACCAATAGTTTCAACTATATATGATATGGGTAGAATTATTAAAATTGAAATTATATCAGATTATTTATATAATAAATTAAAAAATAATAATTTATATTTAAAAATTAGAATTTATATTGGAATACAAAAATATTTACAATTAGGAGATAAAATTTGTAATAGACATGGAAATAAAGGAGTTATTTCTTATATAAATGAAATTAATGATATGCCATATTTAAATAATAAAATTCAACCTGATTTATTTATAAGTAGTATAAGTATACCTTCTAGAATTAATATAGGTCAAATATTTGAAGGTATATATGGATTAAATAGTTTATATAATAATAATAGATATATAATTTCTAATAATTTAAATAAAATTTATTATAATAATTATATTAATATTTTTAATTATTATAAATATAATTATAATAATAATTATAATATAATTAAAATGTCTTATAATTATAATAAGTTTTTTTTAAAAAATCCATTTACTGGTCATTTAATTAATAATAGTATTTGTTTAAATAATATTTATTATTATAAATTAATTCATATGATTAAAGATAAATTAAGATATAGATTTATAGGATTATATTCAGAATTAACACAACAACCTATAAAAGGAAATACAAAACAAGGTGGACAAAGATTTGGAGAAATGGAAGTATGGGCTTTAGAAGCTTTCGGAGCTTCCTTTTTATTTAAAGAATTTTTTACATATAAATCAGATGATATTAAAAGTAGAAAATTATTAAAAAATTATTTATTTAATAATAATAAAATAAAAACTACATTTATATCAGAAACTTTTAAATTAATTTTAAAAGAATTACAAAGTTTGACTATTAATATAGAAGCATTTTGTATATTTAATAATAATAATTTAATAAAAACTTTACCTATAAATACAATTTATTAA
- the sufB gene encoding FeS cluster assembly protein SufB, putative, with protein sequence MKLKKILNIYNLNYKYQYTNKINLYLIRNGLNKNLLKNLSNNIFLYIFIYKFKIYSLKLLNIFKLPDWSFFECPNINYDNIIYYSSILKDSNLIVYLKNNLNINFLDIILIKNNSIDIIFDSISILHTTQYFLKKLGIIFLPLFDVIFKYPLLIKKYLGTVISYKDNFFANINSIIFSEGSFCYIPKYIKCNFNLSTYFKTNSYDFAQFERTLLIINEYSYVIYIEGCTAYKYNESQLHVAIVEIIVKNYSYVKYYTLQNWYRGDYLGNGGLYNFTTKRGICFYFSKLDWIQIELGSIITWKYPSTILKGNYSISNFYSISFLSNIQIADTGSKMYHIGSFTKSYIISKSISLNESLNIFRGLIYIKPYSYKSYNYTECNSLILGNNSLTVTIPYIKNYNYTSYIKQEAFISKIEILYLFLLMQRGLNILESISLIVIGFCSSIYNKLPFELNFEIPILFSFKIKDIFK encoded by the coding sequence ATGAAGTTAAAAAAAATTTTAAATATTTATAATTTAAATTATAAATATCAATATACAAATAAAATAAATTTATATTTAATAAGAAATGGATTAAATAAGAATTTATTAAAAAATTTATCTAATAATATTTTTTTATATATTTTTATTTATAAATTTAAAATATATTCTTTAAAATTATTAAATATATTTAAATTACCTGATTGGAGTTTTTTTGAATGTCCAAATATTAATTATGATAATATTATATATTATTCTTCTATTTTAAAAGATAGTAATTTGATAGTTTATTTAAAAAATAATTTAAATATAAATTTTTTAGATATTATTTTAATAAAAAATAATTCTATTGATATTATTTTTGACAGTATATCTATATTACATACAACACAATATTTTTTGAAAAAATTAGGTATAATTTTTTTACCATTATTTGATGTAATTTTTAAATATCCTTTATTAATAAAAAAATATTTAGGTACAGTTATTTCTTATAAAGATAATTTTTTTGCTAATATTAATTCTATTATATTTAGTGAAGGATCTTTTTGTTACATACCTAAATATATTAAATGTAATTTTAATTTATCTACTTATTTTAAAACTAATTCATATGATTTTGCTCAATTTGAACGTACTTTATTAATTATAAATGAGTATTCATATGTAATATATATAGAGGGATGTACAGCTTATAAATATAATGAATCTCAATTACATGTAGCTATAGTAGAAATAATAGTAAAAAATTATAGTTATGTTAAATATTATACTTTACAAAATTGGTATAGAGGTGATTATTTAGGAAATGGTGGATTATATAATTTTACTACTAAACGTGGTATTTGTTTTTATTTTTCTAAATTAGATTGGATTCAAATAGAATTAGGTTCTATTATAACTTGGAAATATCCTTCAACTATATTAAAAGGTAATTATTCTATTAGTAATTTTTATTCAATATCTTTTTTATCAAATATACAAATAGCAGATACAGGTAGTAAAATGTATCATATAGGATCTTTTACTAAAAGTTATATAATTTCAAAAAGTATATCTTTAAATGAATCTTTAAATATATTTAGAGGATTAATATATATTAAACCTTATTCTTATAAGTCGTATAATTATACTGAATGTAATTCTTTAATATTAGGTAATAATTCTTTAACTGTAACTATTCCTTATATAAAAAATTATAATTATACTAGTTATATAAAACAAGAAGCTTTTATTTCTAAAATTGAAATTTTATATTTATTTTTATTAATGCAACGTGGATTAAATATTTTAGAATCAATTTCATTAATAGTTATTGGATTTTGTTCTAGTATTTATAATAAATTACCTTTTGAATTAAATTTTGAAATACCTATATTATTTTCTTTTAAAATAAAAGATATATTTAAATAA
- the ORF101 gene encoding hypothetical protein encodes MKINIIKYYYKKNKKLYKYNNFIIKNFIIIKLNFYEYIKNNLQIFNFKGILISKNYKYNFIIILKHNNYDIILLYFYLNSLNLINIFKIGKFNFNKI; translated from the coding sequence ATGAAAATAAATATAATAAAATATTATTATAAAAAAAATAAAAAATTATATAAATATAATAATTTTATTATAAAAAATTTTATAATAATAAAATTAAATTTTTATGAATATATAAAAAATAATTTACAAATATTTAATTTTAAAGGTATTTTAATTAGTAAAAATTATAAATATAATTTTATTATAATTTTAAAACATAATAATTATGATATAATATTATTATATTTTTATTTAAATTCATTAAATTTAATAAATATTTTTAAAATAGGTAAATTTAATTTTAATAAAATTTAA
- the ORF51 gene encoding hypothetical protein has protein sequence MKKYILELNWYINKYKKLFKYNKIKKKNKIFIILYKKYILIIKKLIYLNII, from the coding sequence ATGAAAAAATATATATTAGAATTAAATTGGTATATAAATAAATATAAAAAATTATTTAAATATAATAAAATAAAAAAAAAGAATAAAATTTTTATAATTTTATATAAAAAATATATATTAATTATAAAAAAATTGATATATTTAAATATTATTTAA